The genomic segment CACACTGGTAATCTGGAATGGTTCGTTCGGCTACGATCTGGCCACGGTAGGGGTGCGGCAGATGTATCGCAACCTGAAGGAAAGCCTGGCGCGACTCTGCCGGTTCGAACAGGAAAAAGGCGGGGCGTTGTACATCGGTATTGAGCCCAAGCCGAATGAAGGGCATCCGGCCATGCTGTTGCCGACGGTGGCCAGTGCACTGCTTCTCTGGCGCCAGCTTGCTGATGAGTATGGCATCGACCCCTCAAAAAAAGGGGTCAACATGGAAATCGGGCATTCGGAGATGATCGGACTCGACGTTGTGTACGACGTGGTGGAGCAGCTTGAGGCGCAGGCGATGGTACACTTCCATCTGAACAGCCAGGGCTATAACGATGGCATTATTCTGGGCGGTCCGGGTCGCTACGACATCGATCACGGCACGCGCGTTAACGGCATGAACATCGCACTGGCCGGATTGCTCGAGCAGGATGGCTATAACCGATGGTTCGGACACGATATGCAGCCCCGTCCCTACGACAATGAGGACCAGGCGATTGATCGGGTGGTGCGCAGCATCCTGAGCTGGGAAGCCTGCCGCC from the Rhodothermus sp. genome contains:
- a CDS encoding TIM barrel protein, whose protein sequence is MSMTNAQTYHSLCRWTFHAGKGGFVPANMRPAWAADRFSTVDFVYLVKEKIAPRLPDTVSLGIELHYDNEINEQNAEAVARALTDTGLYLAMITPGAHIHFAYGGICSLDPKERAAAEELGRRTVELAYGPLRVAWHPDPEKAPTLVIWNGSFGYDLATVGVRQMYRNLKESLARLCRFEQEKGGALYIGIEPKPNEGHPAMLLPTVASALLLWRQLADEYGIDPSKKGVNMEIGHSEMIGLDVVYDVVEQLEAQAMVHFHLNSQGYNDGIILGGPGRYDIDHGTRVNGMNIALAGLLEQDGYNRWFGHDMQPRPYDNEDQAIDRVVRSILSWEACRHAAQTLDVAELLDLLSRRETAQAEDLMRAALVEAQRRFDALYRKAG